From one Streptomyces sp. CA-210063 genomic stretch:
- a CDS encoding heavy metal translocating P-type ATPase: MTTTRTGTAAEVELSIGGMTCASCAARVEKKLNRMEGVTATVNYATEKAKVSYADDVSVRDLIATVEATGYTAREPAPPVPAEPEGDGEAADDELRPLRERLITAVALAVPVVAMAMIPALQFEYWQWLSLTLAAPVVTYAGWPFHRAAWTNARHGAATMDTLISIGTLAAFSWSLWALFFGTAGTPGMKHPFELTIVRGDGAGSIYLEAAAGVTAFILAGRYFEARSKRKAGAALRALLELGAKDVTVLRPDGGEQSVPVAELKVGDRFLVRPGEKIATDGTVVEGSSAVDASMLTGESVPVEVAAGDPVTGATVNAGGRLVVEATRVGADTQLARMARLVEDAQNGKAAAQRLADRISAVFVPIVIALALGTLGFWLGNGAGLTAAFTAAVAVLIIACPCALGLATPTALLVGTGRGAQLGILIKGPEVLESTRKVDTVVLDKTGTVTTGRMTLLAVHTADNTDEAEVLRLAGALEHASEHPVARAVAEGALAKVGALPTPEDFANVPGLGVQGIVDGHAVLVGRERLLADWAMELPSELRRARSEAEASGRTAIAVAWDGEARAVLEVADAVKATSAEAITRLRALGLTPILLTGDNRAVAESVAREVGIAPEDVIAEVLPQDKVDVVKRLQDEGRSVAMVGDGVNDAAALAQADLGLAMGTGTDAAIEAGDLTLVRGDLRAAADAIRLARRTLGTIRSNLFWAFAYNVAALPLAAAGLLNPMIAGAAMAFSSVFVVGNSLRLRTFRTAD; encoded by the coding sequence ATGACCACCACCAGGACCGGCACCGCCGCCGAGGTTGAGCTCTCCATCGGCGGCATGACCTGCGCCTCCTGCGCGGCCCGTGTCGAGAAGAAGCTGAACCGCATGGAGGGCGTCACCGCGACGGTCAACTACGCCACCGAGAAGGCGAAGGTCAGCTACGCCGATGACGTCTCCGTGCGGGACCTGATCGCCACCGTCGAGGCGACGGGTTACACGGCCCGGGAGCCCGCGCCACCCGTACCGGCCGAGCCCGAGGGCGACGGTGAGGCGGCGGACGACGAGCTGCGGCCGCTCAGGGAGCGCTTGATCACGGCGGTGGCCCTGGCCGTCCCGGTCGTCGCGATGGCCATGATCCCGGCGTTGCAGTTCGAGTACTGGCAGTGGCTCTCCCTGACGCTGGCGGCGCCCGTGGTGACGTACGCGGGATGGCCCTTCCATCGGGCCGCCTGGACGAACGCCCGGCACGGTGCCGCCACCATGGACACGCTGATCTCCATCGGCACACTGGCCGCGTTCAGCTGGTCGCTGTGGGCGCTGTTCTTCGGTACGGCGGGCACGCCGGGCATGAAGCACCCCTTCGAGCTGACCATCGTCCGAGGTGACGGCGCCGGGAGCATCTATCTGGAGGCGGCGGCCGGAGTGACCGCCTTCATCCTGGCCGGGCGGTATTTCGAGGCCCGCTCCAAGCGCAAGGCGGGTGCGGCGCTGCGGGCGCTGCTGGAGCTGGGTGCCAAGGACGTCACCGTGCTGCGGCCCGACGGCGGCGAACAGAGTGTTCCCGTCGCCGAGTTGAAGGTCGGCGACCGCTTCCTGGTGCGGCCCGGCGAGAAGATCGCCACCGACGGCACGGTCGTCGAGGGCTCGTCCGCCGTGGACGCGTCCATGCTCACCGGCGAGTCCGTGCCCGTGGAGGTCGCGGCCGGCGACCCGGTCACCGGTGCCACGGTCAACGCGGGCGGCCGGCTCGTCGTCGAGGCCACCCGCGTCGGCGCCGACACCCAACTGGCCCGGATGGCGAGGCTGGTGGAGGACGCGCAGAACGGGAAGGCCGCGGCGCAGCGGCTCGCGGACCGGATCTCCGCCGTCTTCGTGCCGATCGTGATCGCCCTTGCCCTGGGCACCCTCGGCTTCTGGCTCGGTAACGGCGCCGGCCTGACGGCCGCGTTCACCGCCGCGGTCGCCGTACTGATCATCGCCTGCCCCTGTGCCCTGGGACTGGCCACCCCGACCGCGCTGCTGGTCGGCACCGGGCGCGGCGCCCAGCTCGGCATCCTGATCAAGGGCCCGGAGGTCCTGGAGTCCACGCGCAAGGTCGACACGGTCGTCCTCGACAAGACGGGCACCGTCACCACCGGCCGTATGACCCTGCTCGCCGTGCACACCGCCGACAACACCGACGAGGCCGAAGTCCTGCGGCTGGCGGGCGCGTTGGAGCACGCCTCCGAGCACCCGGTCGCCCGGGCCGTCGCCGAGGGGGCGTTGGCGAAGGTCGGTGCGCTCCCCACGCCGGAGGACTTCGCGAACGTACCCGGGCTCGGTGTGCAGGGGATCGTCGACGGCCACGCGGTCCTCGTCGGCCGCGAGCGGCTCCTCGCCGACTGGGCCATGGAACTGCCCTCGGAACTCCGGCGGGCCAGGTCCGAGGCCGAAGCGTCCGGACGTACGGCCATCGCGGTCGCCTGGGACGGCGAGGCGCGTGCGGTCCTCGAGGTCGCCGACGCGGTGAAGGCGACCAGCGCGGAGGCGATCACCCGGCTGCGCGCACTGGGCCTCACGCCGATCCTGCTGACCGGCGACAACCGGGCCGTCGCCGAGTCCGTCGCCCGCGAGGTCGGTATCGCGCCCGAGGACGTGATCGCTGAGGTCCTGCCGCAGGACAAGGTCGACGTCGTCAAGCGGCTGCAGGACGAGGGCCGTTCGGTCGCGATGGTCGGCGACGGCGTCAACGACGCGGCCGCGCTCGCGCAGGCCGACCTGGGCCTGGCGATGGGGACCGGCACGGACGCCGCGATCGAGGCCGGCGACCTGACCCTCGTACGAGGCGACCTGCGCGCGGCGGCCGACGCCATCCGCCTCGCCCGCCGGACCCTCGGCACCATCCGGTCCAACCTGTTCTGGGCCTTCGCCTACAACGTGGCCGCCCTGCCACTCGCCGCGGCCGGCCTTCTCAACCCGATGATCGCCGGAGCGGCCATGGCCTTCTCCTCGGTCTTCGTCGTGGGCAATTCCCTGCGGCTGCGCACGTTCCGAACCGCCGACTGA
- a CDS encoding Lrp/AsnC family transcriptional regulator, whose translation MDAPQTGPVTDSLDRRIISALQIDGRAAWHRIAAALGEPERTVVRRGTRLLESGLVRIGAMAMRGRSVVVGVRCAPGRARVTATALARRPDCVFVHVLTGTPDCVAELRWPRERLAGLVLDELAGLPGVTETHTLPVLRHVRTIREWHAGLLTEAEIAALKGTAPSDAASPPITDPLPTGETSSELSRVDRLLLHALAEDGRRTYDELARIAGVSEATARRRLGALRREGKVRIRAVIEPAVLGLPVEAVLWVRTPPAKVDSVTAALAESAHVRYTSFVTGERQLLILTAFPDETALHDFVTRSPWLHEVASIDVNLVLTTLKRGGLPAPWLRD comes from the coding sequence ATGGACGCACCGCAGACCGGCCCCGTGACGGATTCGCTGGACCGGCGCATCATCAGCGCGCTGCAGATCGACGGCCGGGCCGCCTGGCACCGCATCGCGGCGGCCCTCGGCGAGCCCGAACGCACGGTCGTCCGCCGGGGCACCCGGCTCCTGGAGTCCGGCCTCGTACGGATCGGGGCCATGGCGATGCGCGGCCGCAGCGTGGTGGTCGGCGTCCGCTGCGCCCCCGGCCGGGCACGAGTCACGGCGACCGCGCTGGCCCGCCGGCCCGACTGCGTCTTCGTCCACGTCCTGACCGGCACCCCGGACTGCGTCGCGGAACTGCGCTGGCCCCGGGAGCGACTGGCGGGCCTCGTCCTGGACGAACTCGCCGGGCTGCCGGGCGTGACGGAGACCCACACCCTGCCCGTACTGCGCCATGTCCGCACGATCCGCGAGTGGCACGCCGGTCTGCTCACCGAGGCCGAGATCGCCGCGCTGAAGGGCACGGCTCCCTCCGACGCCGCGTCCCCGCCGATCACCGATCCGCTGCCGACCGGCGAGACGTCCTCCGAACTCTCCCGCGTCGACCGGCTGTTGCTGCACGCCCTCGCCGAGGACGGGCGCCGCACCTACGACGAACTCGCGCGCATCGCGGGCGTCTCGGAGGCCACCGCGAGACGCCGCCTCGGCGCGTTACGGCGCGAGGGCAAGGTCCGTATCCGCGCCGTGATCGAACCCGCGGTGCTCGGGCTGCCGGTCGAGGCGGTCCTCTGGGTCCGCACACCCCCGGCCAAGGTCGACTCCGTGACAGCGGCCCTCGCCGAGTCCGCGCACGTCCGCTACACCAGTTTCGTCACCGGCGAACGCCAGCTCCTGATCCTCACCGCGTTCCCCGACGAGACCGCCCTCCACGACTTCGTCACCCGTTCCCCGTGGCTCCACGAGGTGGCGTCGATCGACGTCAACCTCGTCCTCACCACCTTGAAACGCGGCGGTCTGCCGGCCCCTTGGCTGCGGGACTGA
- a CDS encoding methyltransferase, with the protein MTTPWGEYALARFPEDPRDRLRAWDASDAYLLRHLAESGTPLDGSVVVVGDRWGALTTALAGHGPTHITDSFLSREATRENLTRNEVAADTVRLLTTRDTPPDRVDVLLVRVPKSLALLEDQLHRLAPAVHEGTVVVGTGMVKEIHTSTLRLFERILGPTRTSLAQQKARLIFCTPDAATLGARGNDPWPYTYQLPDDIGLLAGHTVVNHAGVFCADRLDIGTRFFLRHLPGGRGGGRVVDLGCGNGVVGTAVALADPDAEVVFVDESYQAVASAEATYRANRPDADGKAEFRVGDGLEECAPDSVDLVLNNPPFHSHQATTDATARRMFTGARRALRPGGELWVVGNRHLGYHVTLRRLFGNSEVVASDAKFVVLKAVKRAS; encoded by the coding sequence ATGACCACACCCTGGGGCGAGTACGCCCTGGCCCGCTTTCCCGAGGACCCACGTGACCGGCTGCGCGCGTGGGACGCGTCCGACGCGTATCTGCTGCGCCATCTCGCGGAGAGCGGGACGCCGTTGGACGGGTCGGTCGTGGTCGTCGGCGACCGCTGGGGCGCGCTGACCACGGCGCTCGCCGGGCACGGGCCGACGCATATCACCGACTCGTTCCTGAGCCGGGAGGCGACACGGGAGAACCTGACGCGCAACGAGGTCGCGGCGGACACGGTACGGCTGCTCACGACCCGGGACACGCCCCCGGACCGGGTAGACGTGCTCCTCGTCCGGGTTCCCAAGAGCCTCGCGCTCCTGGAGGACCAGCTGCACCGGCTCGCGCCCGCCGTGCACGAGGGGACGGTCGTGGTCGGCACCGGCATGGTCAAGGAGATCCACACCTCGACGCTCAGGCTCTTCGAGCGGATCCTCGGCCCGACCCGCACCTCGCTCGCCCAGCAGAAGGCACGGCTGATCTTCTGCACGCCGGACGCGGCGACGCTAGGGGCGCGGGGGAACGACCCATGGCCGTACACCTATCAACTCCCCGACGACATCGGTCTGTTGGCCGGTCATACCGTCGTCAACCACGCCGGCGTGTTCTGCGCCGACCGGCTCGACATCGGTACCCGGTTCTTCCTGCGGCATCTGCCGGGTGGCCGGGGTGGCGGGCGGGTCGTGGATCTGGGGTGCGGCAACGGCGTGGTCGGCACGGCGGTCGCGCTGGCCGATCCGGACGCCGAGGTGGTGTTCGTGGACGAGTCGTACCAGGCGGTGGCCTCGGCGGAGGCGACGTACCGGGCGAACCGGCCGGACGCCGACGGCAAGGCAGAGTTCCGGGTCGGTGACGGGCTGGAGGAATGCGCGCCGGACAGCGTGGATCTCGTCCTCAACAATCCGCCGTTCCACTCCCACCAGGCGACGACCGACGCCACGGCCCGGCGGATGTTCACCGGGGCGCGGCGGGCGCTGCGGCCGGGCGGTGAGCTGTGGGTGGTCGGGAATCGCCATCTGGGCTATCACGTCACCCTGCGGCGGCTCTTCGGCAACAGTGAAGTCGTGGCGAGCGATGCGAAGTTCGTGGTGCTGAAGGCGGTCAAGCGGGCTTCCTGA
- a CDS encoding Nramp family divalent metal transporter: MVDVTVTPGSPPRSPAADSTAPAPFRPAGTRRGRLALLGPGLVLAAASVGAGDMVTSLAGAAGYGMALMWAIVIGVVLKYALTEAVGRLYLATGQTVIVSLKSAARWLPLVFMLFVLVIGLLYGAALSSVASLALSTLFPVLPVRPVAVAIALAAAVIVYVGRYALFERVMSVFMLAKFLGMAVLAVAMLATADDLPGLLGTLRPRLPEGDVVTVLALIGGVGGTAGIASYSYWVREKGWADRSRLRLMRADSAVSYGLTFLFVLCTTVVGTGLLYGTGGSITGSEGLAALADPLGADLGSVARVLFLGTFFLVTLSALVGGFNGLCYMMADSLRALRGIPDAEAEPHIAQNGRPFRAFVLYCAVTAVVVTFLGRPVSLVLTYAAVGSLILPLLSGALLVLLNRRSVEPALRNRITSNVLLGGSFVLFGSLAVVQLKDSLGGA; the protein is encoded by the coding sequence ATGGTTGACGTGACCGTGACTCCCGGCAGTCCCCCACGTTCCCCGGCCGCCGACTCCACCGCCCCGGCGCCGTTCCGGCCCGCGGGTACCCGGCGCGGCCGGCTGGCCCTGCTGGGCCCCGGTCTGGTGCTGGCCGCCGCGAGTGTGGGCGCGGGCGACATGGTGACGTCGCTCGCGGGCGCGGCCGGGTACGGAATGGCGCTGATGTGGGCGATCGTCATCGGTGTCGTCCTGAAGTACGCGCTCACCGAGGCGGTGGGCCGGCTGTACCTGGCCACCGGGCAGACCGTGATCGTGAGCCTGAAGTCGGCCGCCCGCTGGCTGCCGTTGGTGTTCATGCTGTTCGTGCTGGTCATCGGGCTGCTCTACGGGGCCGCGCTCAGCTCGGTGGCGTCGTTGGCGCTGTCGACGCTGTTCCCCGTGCTGCCGGTCAGGCCGGTCGCCGTGGCGATCGCGCTGGCGGCGGCCGTGATCGTGTACGTCGGGCGGTACGCGCTGTTCGAGCGGGTGATGAGCGTCTTCATGCTCGCCAAGTTCCTCGGCATGGCCGTCCTGGCGGTGGCCATGCTCGCCACCGCCGACGATCTGCCCGGCCTGCTGGGCACGTTGCGCCCACGGCTGCCGGAGGGTGACGTGGTGACGGTGCTGGCGCTGATCGGCGGGGTGGGCGGTACGGCCGGGATCGCCTCGTACAGCTACTGGGTGCGGGAGAAGGGCTGGGCGGACCGGAGCCGGCTGCGGCTCATGCGGGCCGATTCGGCGGTGAGTTACGGCCTCACCTTCCTGTTCGTGCTGTGCACGACGGTGGTGGGCACGGGTCTGCTGTACGGCACCGGCGGGAGCATCACCGGCAGCGAGGGTCTGGCCGCGCTCGCCGATCCGCTCGGCGCCGATCTGGGGTCGGTGGCGCGGGTGCTGTTCCTGGGGACGTTCTTCCTGGTGACGCTGAGCGCGCTCGTCGGCGGCTTCAACGGCCTGTGCTACATGATGGCCGACTCGCTGCGGGCGCTGCGCGGCATCCCGGACGCCGAGGCGGAGCCCCACATCGCGCAGAACGGCCGCCCGTTCCGGGCCTTCGTCCTCTACTGCGCCGTCACCGCGGTCGTCGTCACCTTCCTGGGACGGCCGGTGTCCCTCGTCCTCACCTACGCCGCCGTCGGCTCGCTGATCCTGCCGCTGCTCTCCGGCGCGCTGCTCGTGCTGCTCAACCGCCGGAGCGTGGAACCGGCGCTGCGTAACCGCATCACCTCGAACGTACTGCTGGGCGGCTCCTTCGTGCTCTTCGGAAGTCTCGCGGTCGTCCAGCTCAAGGACTCCCTGGGAGGGGCGTGA
- a CDS encoding AraC family transcriptional regulator: MRETEIHLGEPPVVALIGVGVHGVAGRTDVFRLPELWQLHLYQYEADLTVDGTAHTIRPGRVSLVPPGTTVRYRYRGRSEHLFAHLRIAPAGPPRTVPVVQDAGPELPTLTGLLLQAVAAAPSEPDRTRAEIWTTLWRVAHLTPPGAADPGPHPAVTTAIAHIEAHLAAPLTIPEVARVAGVSHNHLTRLFRAETGGTVVAYIRRRRLERAHHLLRATTLSIPAVAASVGIPDLQAFNKACRRELGASPRALRGAAS, from the coding sequence ATGCGGGAGACGGAGATCCACCTCGGTGAGCCGCCTGTCGTCGCCCTCATCGGCGTCGGCGTACACGGCGTCGCGGGGCGCACGGACGTGTTCCGGCTTCCCGAGCTGTGGCAGCTGCACCTCTACCAGTACGAGGCCGACCTGACCGTCGACGGCACGGCCCACACCATCCGCCCGGGCCGGGTCAGCCTCGTACCGCCCGGCACCACGGTCCGCTACCGCTATCGGGGCCGCTCCGAACACCTCTTCGCCCATCTGCGCATCGCCCCTGCCGGGCCGCCCCGCACGGTTCCGGTCGTCCAGGACGCGGGCCCCGAACTCCCCACGCTGACCGGCCTGTTGCTCCAGGCGGTGGCCGCCGCCCCGAGCGAGCCCGACCGCACCCGGGCCGAGATCTGGACCACCCTGTGGCGCGTCGCCCATCTGACCCCGCCGGGCGCGGCCGACCCGGGCCCGCACCCCGCCGTCACCACCGCCATAGCCCATATCGAGGCCCACCTCGCCGCCCCGCTCACCATCCCGGAGGTGGCCCGCGTGGCCGGCGTCTCCCACAACCATCTGACCCGGCTGTTCCGCGCCGAGACGGGTGGCACGGTCGTCGCCTACATCCGCCGCCGCAGACTCGAGCGCGCCCACCATCTGCTCCGCGCCACGACCCTCTCCATCCCCGCCGTGGCCGCCTCCGTCGGCATCCCCGACCTCCAGGCCTTCAACAAGGCCTGCCGCCGGGAACTGGGCGCCTCACCACGAGCCCTGCGCGGGGCCGCGTCCTGA
- a CDS encoding amidase: MNHLVNHLVDHPTQYPVNPTGDADPTDDLCLRTAYELSVALTRREVSAREVVTAHLERIERVNPTVNAIVTLVADRALEQAAEADDRMAAGEPVGPLHGLPVAHKDLHDTAGIRTTSGSPIFTDRVPDHDHLVVERLRKAGAITLGKTNVPELGLGSHTVNPVFGATRNPYDLSRSAGGSSGGAGAALACGMQPIADGSDTGGSLRNPASFNNVVGLRPSPGRVPSWPDKAPWGQLSVKGPMARTVADVALTLSVLAGPDPRDPRSLQTPGSTFAWQLDGNLRGLRVAWSPDLGGAVPVDPEVREALRPAPEVFSALGCEVEEACPDLRGADEVFLAQRAWQVELSYGPLLDEHRDRLAPDVIWNIEEGRRLGGPDLGRAQALHGALFHRVREFFERYDLLLLPVSQVAPFDIDLPYPTVVDGTPMETYLDWMRSAYLISVTGCPALSVPAGFTPEGLPVGLQIVGPHRRDWSVLKAGHAFERATRVGERRPPVVNAPLRAR, from the coding sequence GTGAACCACCTCGTGAACCACCTCGTCGACCACCCCACGCAGTACCCCGTGAACCCGACGGGCGACGCGGACCCGACGGACGACCTGTGCTTGCGGACCGCGTACGAACTCTCCGTCGCGCTCACGCGCCGCGAGGTGTCCGCGCGGGAGGTGGTGACCGCCCACCTGGAACGGATCGAGCGGGTCAATCCGACGGTGAACGCGATCGTGACGCTGGTGGCCGACCGGGCGCTGGAACAGGCGGCCGAGGCGGACGACCGGATGGCGGCCGGGGAGCCGGTCGGCCCGCTGCACGGGCTGCCCGTCGCGCACAAGGATCTGCACGACACGGCGGGCATCCGGACGACGTCCGGTTCGCCGATCTTCACCGACCGCGTCCCCGACCACGACCACCTGGTCGTCGAGCGGCTGCGGAAGGCGGGGGCGATCACCCTCGGCAAGACCAACGTGCCCGAACTCGGCCTGGGTTCGCACACCGTCAACCCCGTCTTCGGGGCCACCCGCAACCCGTACGACCTCTCCCGCAGCGCGGGCGGCAGCAGCGGCGGCGCGGGGGCGGCCCTCGCCTGCGGGATGCAGCCCATCGCCGACGGCAGCGACACCGGCGGCTCACTGCGCAATCCCGCCTCCTTCAACAACGTCGTCGGTCTGCGCCCGTCGCCGGGCCGGGTGCCGTCCTGGCCCGACAAGGCGCCGTGGGGCCAGCTGTCGGTGAAGGGGCCGATGGCCCGGACGGTGGCGGACGTCGCCCTGACCCTGTCCGTACTGGCGGGTCCCGACCCCCGCGACCCGCGCTCCCTCCAGACGCCCGGCTCCACTTTCGCCTGGCAACTCGACGGCAACCTACGGGGGTTGCGGGTCGCCTGGTCGCCCGATCTCGGCGGGGCCGTGCCCGTGGATCCGGAGGTACGGGAGGCGCTGCGCCCGGCGCCGGAGGTGTTCTCCGCGCTGGGCTGCGAGGTCGAGGAGGCCTGCCCGGACCTCAGGGGCGCGGACGAGGTGTTCCTCGCCCAGCGCGCCTGGCAGGTGGAGCTCTCCTACGGGCCGCTGCTGGACGAGCACCGCGACCGGCTGGCCCCGGACGTGATCTGGAACATCGAGGAGGGCCGCAGGCTCGGCGGCCCCGACCTGGGGCGGGCGCAGGCGCTGCACGGCGCGCTCTTCCACCGGGTCCGCGAGTTCTTCGAGCGGTACGACCTGCTGTTGCTGCCGGTCAGCCAGGTCGCGCCCTTCGACATCGACCTGCCGTACCCGACGGTCGTCGACGGCACCCCCATGGAGACGTATCTCGACTGGATGCGCTCGGCGTACCTGATCTCCGTCACGGGCTGCCCCGCCCTGTCCGTCCCGGCCGGTTTCACCCCGGAGGGCCTGCCGGTCGGGCTGCAGATCGTCGGCCCGCACCGCCGGGACTGGTCGGTCCTGAAGGCCGGCCACGCCTTCGAACGGGCGACGCGGGTGGGTGAGCGCCGGCCGCCGGTGGTGAACGCTCCGCTGCGGGCGCGGTGA
- a CDS encoding alpha-ketoglutarate-dependent dioxygenase AlkB family protein, with translation MDAELFPRGRTEIAPGAVHVPGRLDAEQQRRLLDACRDWARPPAGLRTVRTPGGGTMTARQVCLGWHWYPYAYARTVVDGDGAPVKPFPDWLGELGRRAVEDALGAEEATAPYDIALINFYDGDARMGMHRDSDEKSDAPVVSLSLGDTCVFRFGNPETRSRPYTDVELRSGDLFVFGGASRQAYHGVPRVHAGTAPPGLGLTGRLNITLRVSGFAGG, from the coding sequence ATGGACGCCGAGCTGTTCCCCCGCGGCCGTACGGAGATCGCGCCGGGCGCGGTCCATGTGCCGGGCCGGCTGGACGCGGAACAACAGCGGCGGCTCCTGGACGCCTGCCGCGACTGGGCCCGGCCGCCCGCCGGGCTCCGCACGGTCCGCACGCCGGGCGGCGGCACCATGACCGCCCGGCAGGTCTGCCTCGGCTGGCACTGGTACCCGTACGCCTACGCCCGCACGGTCGTCGACGGCGACGGCGCGCCCGTGAAGCCGTTCCCGGACTGGCTGGGCGAACTGGGCCGGCGCGCGGTCGAGGACGCCCTCGGCGCGGAGGAGGCGACGGCCCCGTACGACATCGCCCTGATCAACTTCTACGACGGTGACGCCCGCATGGGCATGCACCGCGACAGCGACGAGAAGTCGGACGCGCCCGTGGTGTCCCTGAGCCTCGGCGACACCTGTGTCTTCCGCTTCGGCAACCCCGAGACGCGGTCGCGGCCGTACACGGACGTGGAGCTGCGCAGCGGTGATCTCTTCGTGTTCGGCGGGGCGTCCCGGCAGGCGTACCACGGGGTGCCCCGGGTGCACGCGGGGACGGCGCCGCCCGGGCTGGGGCTGACCGGACGGCTGAACATCACCCTGCGGGTCAGCGGCTTCGCCGGTGGCTGA
- a CDS encoding DUF748 domain-containing protein yields the protein MDTGLRITAFAAALAATFGAAYGVGKGVEPVVSDTPESAPARHDSHGGETSPEPDGGGGHAEEHASAPAGGLQISEGGYTLDLRTPSVTAGRRADLRFVIRDEDGRAVTAYQREHDKELHLILASRDLVTYRHLHPTRAADGTWSIPVDLPRAGGYRVFADFTPAGKNTENLTLGADLAASGTFKPEKLPAASDTAEVNGYEVELDGGLRPGAASELKLKVSRDGRPVTDLQPYLGAYGHLVALRSGDLAYLHVHPNGEPGDGKTEPGPDISFTATAPSTGTYRLFLDFKHQGSVHTAAFTVGTGGAAAAEESEPPSVDHAH from the coding sequence ATGGACACCGGACTGAGGATCACCGCGTTCGCCGCCGCGCTGGCCGCGACGTTCGGCGCCGCCTACGGCGTGGGCAAGGGCGTCGAACCCGTCGTCTCGGACACCCCGGAGAGCGCGCCCGCACGCCACGACAGCCACGGCGGGGAAACGTCACCGGAACCCGACGGAGGCGGCGGCCACGCGGAGGAGCACGCATCGGCCCCGGCCGGCGGGCTGCAGATCTCCGAGGGCGGCTACACGCTCGACCTCCGGACCCCGAGCGTCACCGCCGGGCGCCGCGCCGACCTGCGCTTCGTCATCCGGGACGAGGACGGCCGTGCCGTCACGGCGTACCAGCGCGAGCACGACAAGGAACTCCACCTCATCCTCGCCTCACGCGACCTGGTCACCTACCGCCATCTGCACCCCACCCGCGCCGCAGACGGCACCTGGAGCATCCCCGTCGACCTGCCCCGGGCGGGCGGCTACCGCGTCTTCGCCGACTTCACCCCGGCCGGGAAGAACACCGAGAACCTCACCCTCGGCGCGGACCTGGCCGCCTCGGGCACGTTCAAGCCGGAGAAGCTCCCGGCGGCGAGCGACACCGCCGAGGTCAACGGCTACGAGGTCGAGCTGGACGGCGGCCTGCGGCCGGGCGCGGCGAGCGAACTCAAGCTCAAGGTCTCCCGCGACGGCCGGCCCGTCACCGACCTCCAGCCCTACCTCGGCGCCTACGGCCACCTGGTCGCCCTGCGCTCCGGCGACCTCGCCTACCTGCACGTCCACCCCAACGGTGAACCGGGAGACGGAAAGACCGAACCCGGCCCGGACATCTCCTTCACGGCCACCGCCCCCAGCACCGGCACCTACCGCCTCTTCCTCGACTTCAAGCACCAAGGGAGCGTCCACACGGCGGCGTTCACGGTCGGGACCGGAGGAGCGGCGGCAGCGGAAGAGTCGGAGCCACCTTCGGTTGATCACGCGCACTGA